From the genome of Planifilum fulgidum:
CGCCATGGAAATCCATTGCGCGTCGCTGAAGACGGGATTGTCCCGTCCCCGGCGAAAGACCTGCTCCACCCGCTTGAGCACTTCCTTGGCTTGGTACTCGTCGGCAACGGTGGGAAAGGGAAGGTCGGCCAAGTTGCGCGCAATCCGGACCCGGCTGCTGATGACGATGTCGGATTGGGGGCCTTTTCCTCGCATCCATTCGCTGACGGAATTTCGGACATAACGATGGGACACGCGCATCAACCTCCCTGACTTTCCAGTTTTCCCTGCAGTTCCCGAATCCGGTCGCGCAGGCGGGCCGCTTCCTCAAATTCCTCGGCTTGAACGCGCCGGGAAAGTTCCTCCTTGAGCCGCTCGATCTCCCGATGGATCTTCAACTTTCCACCGGTTCGCTCCGGAACCTTCCCCCGATGGGAGGTGTGCCCGTGAACCCGGCGGAACAGGGGATCCAGCCGATCCTTGAAGGTCCGGTAACAATCCATGCATCCAAAACGGCCCATCTTGGCAAATTGCCCGTAGGTCAGACCGCACGTCGGACAGCGAAGTCCGGTGGACTGAACCCATTCCGGCCGGTTCCCCTGGGAGAGGTCGGGATTGAGAAGACCCGACAACAAATCCTGAAAGCTGAATCCGGTGTCCAGACCGGTAAATTTCTCCCCTTTTTCCTTGGCGCACACTTCACACAGGTGATACTCCGTCTTCTCGCCGTTGATGATTTTCGTGAAATGCAGGGTGGCCATCCGCTTGCCGCACTCTTCGCATAACATGGCGGCGTCACTCTCCTTTTCCCGCGAATAGGATGGTTACCATTGCGCGCATGATCCGGGCACGAACCTGATCCCTTAGAGGCACCGGCAGCTGCATGACGTCGCGGGCGATGATGCGCCGCATCAGTCGGGCCTCCCGGGGCGTCATCAACTCCTCCTCCCGAAGCCGATCGATGATGTCCTCCGCCTGGGACTGGCTGATCGACTCGCCGATTTGGCGCAGGAGGACATCGTAGACGCTCCCCGGGGAAGCCAGCCGCACCCTGCGAATCCGGATGTAGCCGCCGCCCCCCCGTTTGCTCTCCACTATATACCCTTTTTCCACTGTAAAACGGGTGCTAATCACATAGTTGATCTGCGAAGGAACGCACTGAAACCGGTCCGCCAGCTCGCTCCGCTTGATCTCGATGATCCCGGACCGGCTCTGGTCGAGGATCTTCTTCAAGTGGTGCTCGATGATATCCGAAATGCTGGGCATCGAACAACCCCCTGTTGACTTTGACTAACTTTGACCTTCACTTTCTATTATATATCCCTCCGCGGGAAATGCAAGGGGTTTTCTGAAAAAATGCGCGTGGACCCTGCTTTCAGGAAACCTCCCGTTACGATCTCCCATCGGTCCTTTCATTACCAGTGTTCCGCCGCCGGGTTGCTTTCATACAGCGAAACCGATTTCCGGTAGAGACGCAAAAAGCGGCGGGGCACACACCCGCCGCTTTTTCATCCGGTGCGCACGCCTTTGACGCCTTTTACACGGCGCACCTCCTCCACGATCCGCGTCGTGGAGATCTCCTCCGAAAGGCGGATCGTGAAGGAGATCTTGATCCGTCCATCCCCCGGATCTTCCTCATCGATGGTCACCTTGCGAATGCCGGCGCCGATTTCCCTCAAAACGGACGCGAGCTCTCCCAATTTTCCCGGCTCGTCCTTGACCGTGACCACGATCTTTGCAAGACGGCGGCGCCCGACCACAAGCCTTTCCATCCGGTTCAACAGCTCCAGGCTCACCAGGGCCAGGATGGTGGTCAACACCGCGCCGAACATGTATCCGGCCCCAACGGCCAGACCGATGCCGGCCACCACCCAGAGCGAGGCCGCCGTCGTCAGCCCGCTCACCGTCAACCCGTGCCGGAGGATCGTTCCCGCCCCCAAAAAGCCGATTCCGCTCACCACCTGGGCGGCCAGCCGGGCGGGATCGGCCCGCACGTTTTCCTCCTTAATGAAATCGGAAAATCCGTAAATGGAGATCAGCATGATCAACGCCGATCCGAGGCAGACGAGAATGTGCGTCCGAAAACCGGCCGGATGCGCATCCCTCTCCCGTTCCCAGCCGATCAGACCGCCGAGCACCGCCGCCATGAACAGACGAAAGGCCGTCTCCCAATAGGGAAGGGTCCACACGCTGTTCATTTTGTCACCGCCTTGTTCCCAATTCTTCACCGGTCCCCTCGGCGAAAATCAGGATGGATCTCCGCAACGGTTCAACAAGACGGGTAAAATGTCCGGGAACCGGTCCACCACAACATCGGCATCCTTCAATTCATCCTCCCGGCCGAACCGGGTGAATCCGGGATAACGACAACCGATCACCTTCAGGCCGTTGGCCTTGCCCGCCCGGACGTCGGATTTCCGATCCCCCACCATGAACCCGCCGGTGACCCCGTGCTCTTCCATCAACATGCGCACCAGTTCTTCCTTGGTTTCCGTTCCGTGGTCCCCCGCCCCGTAAACGCCGGTAAAGAGCGGGCTGAGGCGAAAGGTTTCCAGCACGCCGTCGAGATAGGAGCGAAGCCCGTTGCTGGCGATAAACAGCCGCCACCCTTCCGCCTTCAGGCGGCGCAAAGTTTCGGCCACCCCGGGATACAGCCGGCCTTCTCCCCGCCGCAAACCGGCCAGCTCCTCCTCCAGGGTCCAGCGGTCGGCCCTTTTCCTCGTCCCCTCGTCCGCCTCCGGCAACAGGCGGGACCAGATTTCCTCCTGGGTCATTCCGAACACCGATTGGATCTCCCCGTCGGACGGGGGATCCCCCCGGTAAAGCCCCTCCTCCCTCAGCCGCATGAAAGCCCGGCGGAAAGCGGGCAAGGCCACCGTTTCCGATTGAAACAGCGTCCCATCCATGTCAAATATCGCGGTTTTCTCGCTGCAGCACACGTTTTCGACTCCTTTTCCTCCGGATGATGCGGGGCTTTGATCCCGCGGGGCGATCGCCCCTTTTCGCGAAAACGGCGGCAAAAGCCTTCCTCCGCCCTCGACGGAAAGAGCCCCCTTCGAAAAAAAGGATCCGCCGAAGCTTTTCCGCTCCGGAGGCCGAGGATCCTCAGCAGTCTCCCGGTCCGTTCGGCAGATCCCTTTCAAAGCCGGATCGCGCCGGGCGATCCGCTTCTATTGAAATCGCTGTTCATACATTTCCTTGAAATGCTCCAAATTATCGGTCACGCACAACACGGAAGGATATCGTGCCGCCTTGTCAAACTGCCATTCTAGATTGACCGGCCACACAATCAGCTGGATGTCCGACCTCCGGCAACGCTCCACGAAGTCATCCGTGAGATATTCGACCCTGAGGGACAGGTAGCGGGCACGGATCTCCTCCATAAAGGGAAAGACAGTGGGGGTGGATCCCCATTGAATCAGCCCCAATTCCACTTCGCTTGATAGTTTGCGCATGTTGGCGATGGCGTAATGATTGAAGGAGGAAATGAAGACCTGGTCCAACATGTCCGTTTTTTTGAGGACCTCCAGCACGGTCTCCTCCATCCCCGGATACAGGTTTCCCAGTTGCTTCAACTCCACTTTCACGGTCATTTTGCCTTTGGCAAACAACAGGGCCTCTTCCAAAGTGGGAATCGTTTCATTTCTCCCCACGCGGAACCGTTTCAATTCCTCCAAAGTGTAATCCTTGATCCAGCCCTCCCCGTCGGTCATGCGGTCGATTGTCGGGTCATGCATCAGGACGGGAATACCGTCTTTGCTCAGATGGACGTCCATCTCAAGATGGGTGAATCCGAGATCATAGGCGGCTTGAAACGAAGACATGGTGTTTTCCGGATATCGCAGGGGATAGCCCCGGTGTGCCACGCCTCTTATTTTCACAAAAAATGCTCCTTTCTGATGGAAAACGTGCGCAATTTCATTATAGAGAAGAACGGACCATGAAACAAAAGGGGAAAGACGCCGGCGGAAAGAGGTGCAACTTCCGGATCCAATGGACTGTTTGCCCATCGAAAAATAGGGAAATAAGTTGATTACATGATTCTTTCCCCTTTTGCGGAAAAGGAAAACTCTCTCTTCCCTCCGGCTGCGGGATGCCCGAAAAAATGTGCCCGGCCGCCGGGCGGCCGGGATCTCCGGCGCATATTTCCGCCACGGGACGTCAGAAATTCTTCCGCAGGAGAAAAGGCGTCCCTTCCCTCACATCAAACGGCTCATGACCAGCTTCTGGATCTGGGTCGTCCCCTCGTAAATGCTGAGCACCTTGGCGTCGCGCATCCACTTCTCCACCGGGAAGTCCCGCATGTAGCCATATCCCCCGAGGATCTGCACCGCCTGGGTGGTGACCTCCATCGCCATCTCCGCGGCGTAGGCCTTGGCCATGCTTCCCTCCAGGGCGCAGGACTCGCCCCGGTCCGCCAGCTCGGCGGCCCGCCACACCAGAAACCGGGCGGCGTCGATCTTGGTGCGCATGTCGGCGAGCATGAAGGAGATCGACTGGTGGTGGAAAATGGGCCTGCCGAACTGGACGCGCCGCTTGGCGTAATCCAGGGCGTATTCGTAGGCCGCCCGGGCCACTCCCACCGCCGCCGCCCCCACGATGGGCCGGGAGTGCTCCAGCATCTTCATCGCGTAGAAAAAGCCCCGGTTTTCCTCGCCCACCAGGAATTCGGCGGGAATCCGGCAATCTTCAAAGATGACGTCGCCGGTATGGGAAGCCCGCTGCCCCATCTTGCGCTCCTTTTTTCCCCCGGAAATGCCCGGCGCGTCCTTCGGGACGAGAAAGAGGGAAACCCCGTTGTGGCCGTCCTCCGGCTTCGTTTTGGCGAAAACCAGGTACAGATCGGCGATTCCCCCGTTGGTGATGAAGCACTTCCGGCCATTTATGACCCATTCGTCCCCCCGCCGGATCGCCCGGGTCCGGATGGCGCCGAAATCGGAGCCGGCCCCCGGCTCGGTGAGGCAGACGGCCCCGAGGCGGGCCTGCTTCGGATCGCACAGGAAAGTGAGCCACCTTCGCTTCTGCTCCTCCGTCCCGAACCAGTGGATCAGCCCGGCGGCCAGGGCGGTCACGCCGAAGGAAGTGGCCATCCCGGCGCATCCCCAGAACAACTCCTCCGAGATGATGCAGGAGGTGAGGAGGCTGTCGACGCCCCCTCCCAGGTATTCCTCCGGAAACCGGTAGGTGATGAGGCCGGCCCGGTGGGCCTTTTCGTACACCTCCCGGGGAAAGCGTTCCTGCTCGTCGCACTCGGGGGCCACCGGCCGCATCTCCTCTTCGGCGAACCGGCGGGCCAGCCGCTGCATTTGACGCTGCTCATCCGTCATCTGAAAGGAAATCATGGGGATTTTCCTCCCTCCACGATGCCTTCCTCCATAAAGCGGTCGATTTCCTCCCGGCGAAAGCCCATCTCCTGGAGAATTTCGACGGTGTGTTCCCCCCGCCGGGGAGCCGGCGTCACGGGATTTCCCTCCCGCTTGTCGCGGGAGGACAAAAACCCGCTGTTGGGCATCACCTGAAATCCCTCCGTCGGATGATCCAGCGCGAAAAAGTTCTCCCGCTCCCGGGCCTGGGCGGAGCGGACGGCTTCGGAAAGGGTGAGGACCGGCGTGAGACAGCAGTCGGCCTCCTCGCCGATGCGGACCCACTCTTCCAAATTTCGGCTCCGAAACAGTTCCGCCACTTCCCGGTACAATCCGCTCGGGTCATCGGGGGGCGAAAAGCCCCGGTCCCGCCATTCCGGACGGCCCACCGCGTCGCAAAAACGATTCCAAAACTTGGGCTCCAGCGCCCCCAGGGCGACGTAACGGCCGTCCGCCGTTTCATACACATGGTAGGCGGTCATCGCCCCGCACAAAAGGTGGGAGCCCCGGGTGACCTTCTCACCGCTTTGTTCCAACGCGAGGGGAAAAACCTGCCAGCTGTGCAAAACATCCGTCATGGACACGTCCAGGACCGCCCCTTCGCCGGTGCGCAGGCGGCGGACCCAGGCGGCGAGGATCTGTTCGACGGCCGCCATGCCTCCGGCCAGGTCGGCCACCTGGACCGTGGGGATCGACGGCGGACCTCCATACGTTCCGATTCCGTCCAACAGACCGGTTACGGCCGCGTAATTGATGTCGTGGCCCGCCCGGGAAGCCATCGGGCCATGCTGGCCGTATCCGGTGAGGGAACAGTAGATCAGGCCGGGATGGATCTTGCGGAGCGTCTCCGCATCCAGGCCGAACCGGGCCATCACGCCCGGCCGGAAGCTCTCCACCACCACGTCCACCTTCGGTATCAGGCGATGAAGGATCTCTCGTCCCGCCTCCGTCTTCACGTCGATCGCCAGGCTCCGCTTGTTCCGGTTCAGGAGAAGAAAGAGCCGACCCGTTTCCTCGGCAAGGGGGGGCAAATGGCGGGCCGGATCGCCGATGTGGGGATCCTCCACCTTGATCACGTCCGCCCCCATGTCGGCCAGGCGCATGGTGGCAAAGGGCCCGGGAAGGTAGCGGGAGAAATCCAGCACCTTCATCCCCTTGAGAAAATCCTGCCGTCGGAATTCCACTACCTCCACTCCTTTTCGGGAAAGCGTTTACATCCTTGAAAGGAAAAAAGCGGGCCCTCGGTGGAAAGGCCCGCTTCTTTCACCGATCACCCTTCCCGCTCGATGATGGTGGCGATCGCCATGCCGAAGCCGATGCACATGGTCATCAATCCATAACGGGCTTTGCGCCGCTCCATTTCGTGCAAAAGCGTGGCGGTGATGCGGGCGCCGCTCGCCCCCAGCGGATGGCCCAGGGCGATCGCTCCGCCGTTGACGTTCACCTTCTCCCAGGGGGCCCCGGTTTCCTTCTGCCAGGCCAGCACCACCGAAGCAAAGGCTTCATTCACTTCGAACAGATCGATATCATCCATGGTAAGGCCGGCCTTTTTCAGCACCTTCTCCGTGCAGGGAATGACGCCGGTCAACATGATCGTCGGATCCACCCCGGCGGTGGCGGTGGCGACGATCCGCGCCCGGGGCTTGAGCCCCAACTCCTCCGCTTTTTCCCGGGAGGCGACCAGCACCGCCGCCGCTCCGTCGGAAATCTGGCTGGAATTGCCGGCGGTCACCACGCCGTCCGCCTGGAAGGAGGGCTCAAGCTGCGCCATCTTTTCCAGGCTGGTGTCCGCCCGGGGCGTCTCGTCCTTCTCCATCCGGACCGTCTCCCCTTCCTCCGTCACCACGTCGATGGGAACGATCTCCCGGTCGAACCATCCTTCCCGCTGGGCGCGCAGGGCCTTTTGATGGCTTTCATAGGAGAACCGGTCCAGCTCCTCCCGGGTGAATCCCCATTGGGAGGCGATCATCTCCGCGGAGAAGCCCTGAGGAATGATCATGTACCGGTCCGTCAACTTGGAGCTGAAGTTTCCGCCGTCGCTTCCCATCGGAACGCGGCTCATGCTCTCCACCCCGGCGGCGATGAACAGGTCGCCCATCCCGGCCATGATTTCGTGGGCCGCCTGGTTCAGGGTCTCCAGGCTGGAACCGCACATCCGGTTGGAACTGACCCCGCAAACTTCCACGGGGAAACCGGCGATCAAAGCCGCGATCCGCCCGATGTTGAACCCCTGTTCGTCGATCTGCGTGACGCAGCCCATCTTCACGTCTTCCACCCATTCCGGCTTGATCCCGTTCCGTTCCACGATGGCGGAAAGCACATGGGCCGCCATTTCGTCCGGCCGGGTCCGGCTCAGCAGCCCCTTTTTCCGGCCGATGGGCGTCCGCACGGCGTCAATGATTACAGCATCCCTCGAACTCACTGGCTTCCTCTCCCCTTTTTCGCTCGAATGAAAAAGCCTGATCCCGTCCGTCGGAAAACGGGCCTTCCTTCTTGCCGGCGGGGATCAGAAGGTGAACAGTTCAATTCCGCCGGACACATAAAGCTCGATGCCGGTGATGTACTTGGCGTGGTTCGATGCGAGAAAACAGATGGCATTGGCGATGTCCTCCGGTTCGCCGGGACGCTTGAAGGCGGTGCGCTGGATCATCCGCTCCCGCATCTTGGGATCGATCATCTGGAAGGCTTCCGTGTTGACAATGCCGGGAACGATCGCGTTCACGGTGATGTTGTAGCGGGCGCCTTCCAGGGCCATGCTCTTGGTGAAACCGATGATTCCCGCCTTGGTCGTGGAATAGCTGGCTTGCCCGAAACCGCCGATGGTTCCGGCGACGGAGGCCATGTTGATGATCCTCCCCCAGTTTTGCTCCTTCATGATCGGCCAGACCGCCTTGGTGCAGTTGTAGGCCCCCGTCAGGTTCACCCTCAGATCCCTTTCCCAGAACTCGTCATTCTGGTACTCGATGCGGGAGACGTGGTCCAGGGTGGCGGCGTTGTTGACAAGGATGTGGATGCCGCCCATCTCTTCCTTCACTTTCTGGAATACCTCGTTCACCTGGTCGCGGTCGGTGACGTCCATCCGGATGGCCATCGAACGGCGCCCCATTTTGCGGATCTCTTCCGCCGTTTTTTCGGCGTAGACGACCCCGGTCGACTTCATCACCTGGCTCATCGGCCCGTATTTTTGCGCCGTTTCGTCGTCATCGATGCTTTCCAGCAAAATGTCGGTGATCACCACGTCGGCTCCCGCCCGGGCCAGGGCCAGCGCGTCGGCCCGTCCCAACCCGCGGGAAGCTCCCGTGACCAATGCCACTTTTCCTTCCAGAGAATAGGTCATCGACGATTCCCCCCATCTCATGAAGATGTCGTCTTTTGATCCTTTTTGCGACCGGTCTGAAAAATCGCGGCGGGATGGCAACATTCATTTGAATGAACAATCATTCATTTGATTCAATTCGGATTATAAACGATTGAAGAACGAAATTCAAGACTTGTCGGGGGATTGACATTTGTTTTTTGCAGGGATAAAATTTAAAAACTGACATCCCTTGAAAGGAGGTCGACGTCCCATGCGGATGGAAATCGCCCAAAAATGCCGCCAATCCGCCGCAATCGCCCAAGCGGCAGCTTTTTGCCGCCGTCGCGGTCTTTTTGGCGTTTTTGCGGATTCCGTCTGCCCAAAATCGCATCGATCGCGCGTCGACCTCGGCAGGGGGATGCATCCCGAAGTTTGACCGGACAACTGCCACAGGTCGACACCGGCCTGTGTTGCCTTCATTGGGAGTTCCGCGTATCTCGGTCGCCGCACCACAGGCCGTCGCCTGTGGTTTTTTTTGTCGAAAAGGAGAGGTGAAGCATGACGCAAACCCTGGAAATGCCCTCTTCGCCCCGGACCGAAACCGTGCCGTCCGACAAAGAGGTGGTGATCGATTGCCAAGACGTGTCCAAACACTTCTACGAACCCGTGGAGGGAAGCCGCTCCTGGCGCAACCTGTTTCTCGGCGAACGCCGGTTGATCCGGGCGGTGAATCAGGTCTCTTTCCGGGTTTACCGGGGGGAGATCTTCGGTCTCCTCGGCTCGAACGGGTCCGGAAAATCGACCATGATCCGCCTGATCGCCACCCTCCTCTTCCCCGACGAGGGGAAGCTTACGGTGTTCGGCAAGGATGTGGTCCGGCACCAGCATGAGGTGCGCCGCCGCATCAACCGGGTGTCGGTGGAGGCCTCCTTTTTCAAGAAGTTGTCCTCCGTGGAAAACCTTCGCTACACCGCGCGCCTCTACGGCCTGTCCGCCGAGGAGGGGGAGCGGCGGGCGCTGAAAATCCTGCGGCGGCTGGGGATATCGGAACGGAAATCCCGCGTGCCCCTGGAAAACCTCTCCCGGGGGATGCAGCAAAAGGTGGCGATCGCCCGGGCCCTGATGACCGATCCGGAACTGGTGCTTCTGGACGAGCCGACCACCGGACTGGATCCCAAATCGAAGCGGGACGTCCAGGAGTTCCTGCTGGAGGTGAAAAAGAGCGGCCAAACCACGATGATTCTGACCAGCCACGACATGGACGAAGCGGAAAAGCTGTGCGATCGCATCGCCATCATCAGCAAGGGATCGCTGATCGCCCTGGACACTCCGGAAGGGCTGAAACGACAGACCGGAGCCTCCACGATGGAGGAAGTCTTTTTCCGATGTACCGGAATGGAATGGGAGGATGCACTGGCCGATGAAGACGATGAATGAACTGGGCGCCTTGGTCGCCTTCGTCGAACGCAGTTTTCGCCTCGTCAGGCGGTATCTCGCCTGGGAGGTGGTTTTCCTCTTCTATAACATCATCAACACCTTGACCATCGGATTGATCGGATACACCGCAGAGCCCGAAGCCCGGGGAGAGACCGTCCTCTTCCTGGTGATCGGCGCCCTCTGCTGGGGATTCATGGCGGTCCTTTTCGAGGAAGTGGCCAACACCATCACCTGGGAGCGGTGGGAGGGGACGATCGAGTACACCTTCATGGCCCCGATCCGCAGGATCACCCATCTGTTCGGAACCTGCCTCTTCGCCATCCTTTACGGCCTCGTGCGGACCATCGCCGTCCTGATCGCCGTCGCCTTCTTTTTCGACCTGCCCCTTCAGCAGGCCAACCTGCTGGGCGCCCTGGCGGCAGTCGCCGCCGCCGGTCCCGCCTTCATGGGCCTGGGGCTGATCGCCGCCGTGCTGCCCCTTCTCTCCCCCGAGCGGGGAACGCAGGCAACCCACATCATTCAGGGAGTGATCCTGTTGGTCTCCGGCATCTACTACCCGGTGTCGGTCCTTCCCGACTGGCTCCAGCCTCTGTCCCTCGTATCACCGGGAACCTACGCCCTCGAGGCGGCCCGGGCCGCCCTGCTGAAGGGGGCGGGAGTGCCCGAACTGCTTCCCGATCTCCTGCTGCTCCTCGGTTTGGGAGCGATCCTCATCCCCCTTGGACTGTGGATTTTTTCCGTCGCCGAACGGTACGCGATGCGGACCGGAAAACTGAAGCGGAGCGGATGAATTGGCGCCGGGGGTTTTCCCCCTTCGGACAAAAAACCGTCACTTCTCTGATCGGAAAGTGACGGTTTTTTGTCTTTCGGCCGGTTCCTTCCCGTTGTGTGATATCATAAGAGAGAGCCGGGCGAAACATTTCCAAACCGGCCAAAAAGGACGGAACGTCGGATCCGCCAGGATCCTTCGCAATAAGGGAAGGGAGAGGCATCCGATGAAAGACCGCCGCAAACAGTTGAAGCGGATCGCATGGTTCGGCGGAATCGGTCTCTTCGCGGCTGTTCTCATATGGAAGGCGTTGGACGTCGCCAATTGTTTCCCCGGCGGAGGTCCCGCCGCCTCCAGTGAGAACCCGGAAAGCGAAGCGGAGATCGCGTGGGAGGTTCCGGAGTTCGAAGCGGTGGACCAGGACGGAAAGCCCTTCAAGCTGTCCGATCTGAAGGGCAAGGTGTGGCTCGCCGATTTCGTCTTCACCAATTGCAACACCGTCTGTCCCCCGATGACGGCCAACATGGCGCTCCTCCAGAAGCGGCTGAAATTTGAAGGGCTGGATGTGGAGATCGTTTCCTTCAGCGTCGATCCGGAGCGGGACGATCAAAAGGCGATCCACAAGTTCGCCGAGCAGCACGACGTGGATTTCTCCAACTGGCATTTCCTCACGGGCTATCCCTTCGAGAAGGTCCAAAAGTTGTCGCGGGAAACCTTCAAAGCGGATGTCCAGATGGATCCCGAATCGGATCAGGTCATCCACGGCACCCAATTTTATCTCGTCGATCAGTCCGGAAAGATTCGGAAGATCTACAACGGAATCAAGCTGGACGACGATGAGATCGTGCAAGACGTCAAGGAAATGCTCGGAAAATGAAGGACGGCCCAGAGAAATCCGGACGGAAAAGCCGCACCGTCTTTTCCCGTCCGAATTTTTTCATCATCAATCGCCAACAATGGCCATAAGAAGCGGGGCCATCGAACGCCCGTCCCCCGAAAGGAGGGAGTTACTCCGTGGGATTTGAAGAACTGATGCAATTGTTTCGTTATCCGGCCAACTGGAACCTGCCGGGGAACCTGCTGACGGTTCTGGTGGGGGCCACTTATCTCCTCCTCGTCGGTCCCCTGCGCCGGCTGTTCCCGGGATCGACGCCCGTCCGTCCCGGCAAGAAAATTTGGTTTTTGAGCGGTTTGCTGCTCCTCTATTTCACACTGGGCAGCCCGCTGGACCTGCTGGCCCATGAACTGTTCAGCTTCCACATGTTGCAGATGTCGCTTTTGTACCTGGTCCTGCCGCCCTTTTTCCTGCAGGGCATTCCGGACTGGATGTTCCGCGCTCTCTTCCGCATCCCCGGCGCAAAACCGGCGGTTTCCCTCTTCACGCGCCCGATCGTGGCCCTCTTCGTGTTCAACGGGCTGCTCTCCATCTATCACGTTCCGCGGGTCTTCGACGCCGTCATGGGAGACCAGTGGCTGCACGCCGTCGTCCATATTCTCCTCGGAATCGCCGCCTTGTTCTTCTGGTGGCCCATCACCGCGCCGGTGGAGGAGCTGGACCGTTTGAGGAGCTGGAAAAGGCTCGTCTACATCTTTGCCGGCGGCGCCCTGCTCACCCCCGCCTGCGCCCTGATCATCTTCTCCGACAGCCCCATGTTTGCCCTGTACAAAGAGGGCTCCGCACTGGCGCCGATCCTGCCGCCTCTGGAGGACCAACAGCTGGGCGGCGTCTTGATGAAAATCATCCAGGAGATCTCCTACGGCATCGCCCTGGGCTACAATTTCTTCCTCTGGGTGGAGCAGGAACGGGCCAAGGAGCGGAAAGCGAAGGAAACCGACGCCGCTGCGCCGACGACCTTCGGCGGCGCGGGCGGCAAACCGCAGGCCAATCCCCAATGAAACAAGAAAAGCGGGTCCTGTGCGGGACCCGCTTTTCTTTATCCCTGCACCGCGGCGGGAGACTGCAGGGGCGCCTGCCCGAGCACGGCCAACATGAAAATGAGGAAGGCGGCCAAGCCGAAATAGGCGATGCCGTAACCGACACGGGTCAGGGGAGGCACCGAATAATACTCTTCGCTCTTCAGCAGGCCGGGACTCTCCTCGGAGGACGGGATGTAATCCACCAGCAGATGGAGGCGGACCTTCTCCCCGTCCGTCCCGGCGGGTTGGGTTCGAACCAGCCGGACCCGTTCGACAGTTCCCCCAAATCCCGTGGCGGTGTGGATGACGCCCAGTCCCGGATAAGCGATCTCGAGGCGGTGCTCCCTC
Proteins encoded in this window:
- a CDS encoding UvrB/UvrC motif-containing protein, whose protein sequence is MLCEECGKRMATLHFTKIINGEKTEYHLCEVCAKEKGEKFTGLDTGFSFQDLLSGLLNPDLSQGNRPEWVQSTGLRCPTCGLTYGQFAKMGRFGCMDCYRTFKDRLDPLFRRVHGHTSHRGKVPERTGGKLKIHREIERLKEELSRRVQAEEFEEAARLRDRIRELQGKLESQGG
- a CDS encoding CtsR family transcriptional regulator, with the protein product MPSISDIIEHHLKKILDQSRSGIIEIKRSELADRFQCVPSQINYVISTRFTVEKGYIVESKRGGGGYIRIRRVRLASPGSVYDVLLRQIGESISQSQAEDIIDRLREEELMTPREARLMRRIIARDVMQLPVPLRDQVRARIMRAMVTILFAGKGE
- a CDS encoding MgtC/SapB family protein; amino-acid sequence: MNSVWTLPYWETAFRLFMAAVLGGLIGWERERDAHPAGFRTHILVCLGSALIMLISIYGFSDFIKEENVRADPARLAAQVVSGIGFLGAGTILRHGLTVSGLTTAASLWVVAGIGLAVGAGYMFGAVLTTILALVSLELLNRMERLVVGRRRLAKIVVTVKDEPGKLGELASVLREIGAGIRKVTIDEEDPGDGRIKISFTIRLSEEISTTRIVEEVRRVKGVKGVRTG
- a CDS encoding HAD family hydrolase, which translates into the protein MCCSEKTAIFDMDGTLFQSETVALPAFRRAFMRLREEGLYRGDPPSDGEIQSVFGMTQEEIWSRLLPEADEGTRKRADRWTLEEELAGLRRGEGRLYPGVAETLRRLKAEGWRLFIASNGLRSYLDGVLETFRLSPLFTGVYGAGDHGTETKEELVRMLMEEHGVTGGFMVGDRKSDVRAGKANGLKVIGCRYPGFTRFGREDELKDADVVVDRFPDILPVLLNRCGDPS
- a CDS encoding glycerophosphodiester phosphodiesterase, which encodes MKIRGVAHRGYPLRYPENTMSSFQAAYDLGFTHLEMDVHLSKDGIPVLMHDPTIDRMTDGEGWIKDYTLEELKRFRVGRNETIPTLEEALLFAKGKMTVKVELKQLGNLYPGMEETVLEVLKKTDMLDQVFISSFNHYAIANMRKLSSEVELGLIQWGSTPTVFPFMEEIRARYLSLRVEYLTDDFVERCRRSDIQLIVWPVNLEWQFDKAARYPSVLCVTDNLEHFKEMYEQRFQ
- a CDS encoding acyl-CoA dehydrogenase family protein, which gives rise to MISFQMTDEQRQMQRLARRFAEEEMRPVAPECDEQERFPREVYEKAHRAGLITYRFPEEYLGGGVDSLLTSCIISEELFWGCAGMATSFGVTALAAGLIHWFGTEEQKRRWLTFLCDPKQARLGAVCLTEPGAGSDFGAIRTRAIRRGDEWVINGRKCFITNGGIADLYLVFAKTKPEDGHNGVSLFLVPKDAPGISGGKKERKMGQRASHTGDVIFEDCRIPAEFLVGEENRGFFYAMKMLEHSRPIVGAAAVGVARAAYEYALDYAKRRVQFGRPIFHHQSISFMLADMRTKIDAARFLVWRAAELADRGESCALEGSMAKAYAAEMAMEVTTQAVQILGGYGYMRDFPVEKWMRDAKVLSIYEGTTQIQKLVMSRLM
- a CDS encoding CaiB/BaiF CoA transferase family protein — protein: MEFRRQDFLKGMKVLDFSRYLPGPFATMRLADMGADVIKVEDPHIGDPARHLPPLAEETGRLFLLLNRNKRSLAIDVKTEAGREILHRLIPKVDVVVESFRPGVMARFGLDAETLRKIHPGLIYCSLTGYGQHGPMASRAGHDINYAAVTGLLDGIGTYGGPPSIPTVQVADLAGGMAAVEQILAAWVRRLRTGEGAVLDVSMTDVLHSWQVFPLALEQSGEKVTRGSHLLCGAMTAYHVYETADGRYVALGALEPKFWNRFCDAVGRPEWRDRGFSPPDDPSGLYREVAELFRSRNLEEWVRIGEEADCCLTPVLTLSEAVRSAQARERENFFALDHPTEGFQVMPNSGFLSSRDKREGNPVTPAPRRGEHTVEILQEMGFRREEIDRFMEEGIVEGGKSP
- a CDS encoding thiolase family protein yields the protein MSSRDAVIIDAVRTPIGRKKGLLSRTRPDEMAAHVLSAIVERNGIKPEWVEDVKMGCVTQIDEQGFNIGRIAALIAGFPVEVCGVSSNRMCGSSLETLNQAAHEIMAGMGDLFIAAGVESMSRVPMGSDGGNFSSKLTDRYMIIPQGFSAEMIASQWGFTREELDRFSYESHQKALRAQREGWFDREIVPIDVVTEEGETVRMEKDETPRADTSLEKMAQLEPSFQADGVVTAGNSSQISDGAAAVLVASREKAEELGLKPRARIVATATAGVDPTIMLTGVIPCTEKVLKKAGLTMDDIDLFEVNEAFASVVLAWQKETGAPWEKVNVNGGAIALGHPLGASGARITATLLHEMERRKARYGLMTMCIGFGMAIATIIEREG